One genomic segment of Salinigranum rubrum includes these proteins:
- a CDS encoding GNAT family N-acetyltransferase — protein sequence MSAYELQRGYVPGVIGRLTDLHARYYGDLWELGPQFEADIADGIAEFVARYDPARDGLWTVVDGDDRVLGGIVVDGRAVGAEGAQVRYFILAPSLHGRGLGRDLLDAAMAFCRRQGYDRVFLWTVDELEAAVHLYREFGFAATDERDPHTDWETTVPYRLYERHL from the coding sequence ATGAGCGCGTACGAACTGCAACGAGGATACGTTCCCGGGGTGATCGGTCGGCTGACCGACCTCCACGCGCGGTACTACGGCGACCTCTGGGAACTCGGCCCGCAGTTCGAGGCGGACATTGCCGACGGCATCGCCGAGTTCGTCGCCCGGTACGACCCAGCGCGCGACGGACTGTGGACGGTCGTCGACGGCGACGACCGCGTGCTGGGCGGCATCGTCGTCGACGGCCGGGCCGTCGGCGCGGAGGGCGCGCAGGTGCGGTACTTCATCCTCGCCCCGTCGCTTCACGGTCGCGGACTCGGCCGTGACCTCCTCGACGCCGCGATGGCCTTCTGTCGACGACAGGGGTACGACCGGGTGTTCCTCTGGACGGTCGACGAACTCGAAGCCGCCGTCCACCTGTATCGCGAGTTCGGGTTCGCGGCGACCGACGAACGGGACCCTCACACCGACTGGGAGACGACGGTCCCCTACCGACTGTACGAGCGGCACCTCTGA